The proteins below are encoded in one region of Sphingobium yanoikuyae:
- a CDS encoding response regulator, whose protein sequence is MIIELDKLRFHFGRFLVPLFWAHVPLLATVALLTGHSPIAAALGGTLLAGAYHLTWWRQGIAPATRYLSAVALMGEPAILLFLLRGHAWQMDMHMYFFAMLALTIAWCDKRAILAAATATALHHLLLLYLLPYAVFPGQGNLERVLLHAGIVAFQTAVLVWLSDKLVESFQRNQKMGEEILAKNQALEARTREAEEANRAKSLFLANMSHEIRTPMNAILGFCHLVARTDLDPKQQDYIGKINQAGVSLLRLINDILDFSKNEAGKLTLEAHPFTLRSAIENQIQLVAANAEAKQVRVVSRVDADVPERLIGDEMRFCQVVLNLMSNAVKFSEEGTVTIGLSATEQNGRVRLKLTVRDTGIGMTPEQQKSLFHSFTQADSSTTRRFGGTGLGLAICRQIVEQMGGDIAVESAPGEGSSFICHMLMDADDRAMGLEMPMSAHVRRLRVLAADDNPASRQIIHDVFAGWGMAVDLVASGGEAIAAIEHADERGEPYDLALLDWKMPGLDGMETVDALRARALRHPQPKALIITAYGADDLLQGVDTDKVAAFLTKPVVPKILLDTITEIFAEEHAPVVHVAAPATPALPMVAEALRGLRVLLVEDNEINREIAAELLDDAGLKVDFAENGRIACDMVREKGAGYAAVLMDVQMPEMDGISATRIIREQWSAEDLPIIAMTAHAYEEEKQRCKAAGMNDHIAKPVEPPVLVRVLDRWLKAGRVTTQVAPAVAPPVASSSLPDRLPPFDLPAALARVNGKTGLLRKLIVTFGDSYDHVGRDLRAHLAAGLLPDARRLAHSLKGVAGSLELADVQQIASDIERMLAAGETGPALAAIVDLEVAIAPAITAARSLTGGAEASDVAIVTVQDDGAIEQARTELRGLLARRSLSARAGFERLAQAMGLTADQRAGHPVQRALEQLDYETALALIDADAPGAGTAGRSIDPAGATS, encoded by the coding sequence ATGATTATCGAGCTGGACAAGCTGCGTTTCCATTTCGGTCGCTTCCTCGTGCCGCTCTTCTGGGCGCATGTGCCGTTGCTGGCGACGGTGGCCCTGCTCACGGGCCATTCGCCGATCGCGGCGGCGCTGGGCGGCACATTGCTGGCGGGGGCCTATCATCTGACCTGGTGGCGCCAGGGGATCGCCCCTGCAACCCGTTATCTGTCCGCCGTCGCACTGATGGGCGAGCCGGCGATCCTGCTGTTCCTGCTGCGCGGCCATGCCTGGCAGATGGACATGCACATGTATTTCTTCGCCATGCTGGCGCTGACCATCGCCTGGTGCGACAAGCGCGCCATCCTGGCGGCGGCGACGGCGACGGCGCTGCATCATCTGCTGCTGCTCTATCTTCTGCCCTATGCGGTGTTTCCGGGGCAGGGCAATCTGGAACGGGTGCTGCTGCATGCCGGCATCGTCGCCTTCCAGACGGCGGTGCTGGTCTGGCTGAGCGACAAGCTGGTCGAGAGTTTCCAGCGCAACCAGAAGATGGGCGAGGAGATATTGGCCAAGAACCAGGCGCTGGAGGCGCGGACCCGCGAGGCGGAGGAGGCCAATCGCGCGAAGAGCCTGTTCCTGGCCAATATGAGCCATGAAATCCGCACGCCGATGAACGCCATATTGGGTTTCTGCCATCTGGTCGCCCGGACCGACCTCGACCCCAAGCAGCAGGATTATATCGGCAAGATCAACCAGGCCGGCGTATCGTTGCTGCGGCTGATCAACGACATCCTCGATTTCTCGAAGAATGAAGCGGGCAAGCTGACGTTGGAGGCGCATCCCTTCACCCTGCGCAGCGCGATCGAGAACCAGATCCAGCTGGTCGCGGCCAATGCCGAGGCGAAGCAGGTCAGGGTCGTCTCGCGGGTCGATGCCGATGTGCCCGAGCGGCTGATCGGCGACGAAATGCGCTTCTGCCAGGTGGTGCTCAACCTGATGAGCAATGCCGTCAAATTTTCCGAGGAAGGCACCGTCACCATCGGCCTGTCGGCGACCGAGCAGAATGGCCGGGTGCGGCTGAAGCTGACGGTGCGCGACACCGGCATCGGCATGACGCCCGAGCAGCAGAAATCGCTGTTCCATTCCTTCACCCAGGCGGACAGTTCGACCACGCGGCGGTTCGGTGGCACCGGCCTTGGCCTTGCCATCTGTCGCCAGATCGTCGAGCAGATGGGCGGCGACATCGCGGTCGAGAGCGCACCCGGCGAAGGTAGCAGCTTCATCTGCCACATGCTGATGGATGCGGACGACCGGGCGATGGGGCTGGAAATGCCGATGTCGGCGCATGTCCGCCGGCTGCGCGTGCTGGCCGCCGACGACAATCCGGCGTCGCGCCAGATCATCCATGACGTCTTTGCCGGCTGGGGCATGGCGGTGGATCTGGTGGCGTCGGGTGGCGAGGCGATCGCCGCGATCGAACATGCCGACGAACGGGGCGAGCCCTATGACCTGGCCCTGCTCGACTGGAAGATGCCCGGCCTGGACGGGATGGAGACGGTCGATGCGCTGCGCGCCAGGGCGCTGCGCCATCCCCAGCCTAAGGCGCTCATCATCACCGCCTATGGCGCCGACGATCTGTTGCAGGGCGTCGATACCGACAAGGTTGCCGCCTTCCTGACCAAGCCGGTCGTGCCCAAGATATTGCTGGATACGATCACCGAGATTTTCGCCGAGGAACATGCGCCCGTCGTCCATGTCGCCGCGCCGGCCACGCCCGCTTTGCCGATGGTGGCCGAAGCGCTGCGCGGGCTGCGCGTGCTGCTGGTCGAGGATAATGAGATCAACCGCGAGATTGCGGCCGAACTGCTGGACGATGCCGGGTTGAAGGTGGATTTCGCGGAAAATGGCCGCATCGCCTGCGACATGGTGCGCGAGAAGGGGGCGGGTTATGCCGCCGTGCTGATGGACGTGCAGATGCCCGAAATGGATGGCATCAGCGCGACCCGGATCATCCGCGAACAGTGGAGCGCCGAGGATCTGCCGATCATCGCCATGACGGCCCATGCCTATGAGGAGGAAAAGCAGCGCTGCAAGGCCGCGGGCATGAACGATCATATCGCCAAGCCGGTCGAGCCGCCGGTGCTGGTCAGGGTGCTGGATCGCTGGCTGAAGGCGGGGCGAGTGACCACACAAGTGGCGCCGGCAGTGGCACCGCCGGTCGCCAGTTCGTCGCTGCCCGATCGGCTGCCGCCCTTCGACCTGCCCGCCGCACTGGCGCGGGTCAATGGCAAGACCGGACTGCTGCGCAAGCTGATCGTCACCTTCGGTGACAGCTATGACCATGTCGGCCGGGATTTGCGGGCGCATTTGGCGGCAGGGTTGCTGCCCGATGCACGCCGCCTGGCCCATAGCCTGAAGGGAGTCGCGGGTTCGCTCGAACTGGCTGATGTCCAGCAGATCGCGTCGGACATCGAACGGATGCTGGCGGCGGGCGAAACCGGGCCGGCGCTGGCCGCGATCGTTGATCTGGAGGTAGCGATAGCACCGGCCATTACCGCCGCGCGCAGCCTGACGGGGGGCGCAGAGGCATCGGACGTCGCGATCGTCACCGTCCAGGATGATGGCGCGATCGAACAGGCGCGCACCGAATTGCGCGGGCTGCTCGCGCGCCGGAGCCTGAGCGCCCGCGCCGGGTTCGAGCGGCTGGCCCAGGCGATGGGGCTGACGGCCGATCAGCGCGCGGGCCATCCGGTTCAGCGGGCGCTGGAGCAACTGGATTATGAAACCGCCCTCGCGCTGATCGATGCCGATGCGCCGGGCGCGGGCACAGCAGGCCGGTCGATCGATCCGGCAGGAGCGACATCATGA
- a CDS encoding MarR family winged helix-turn-helix transcriptional regulator, producing the protein MDSEIASLTLRALRRVLRATEIGSRQLATTTGLTPSQLLVLREIDTRLSVTPSAVAQALQFSQATITAIVDRLVALGFVQRQRGERDKRQIHLTLLPAGRDALADAPDPLQKRFTDRFDALPTWEQAMILAATERLAMLMDADSIDAAPLLDSGRIDRSEPL; encoded by the coding sequence ATGGATTCCGAAATTGCCTCCCTGACCCTGCGCGCGCTGCGCCGCGTCCTGCGCGCGACCGAAATCGGCAGCCGTCAGCTGGCGACGACGACCGGGCTCACGCCTTCGCAATTGCTGGTGCTGCGGGAAATCGACACGCGCCTGTCCGTCACCCCGTCCGCCGTGGCGCAGGCGCTGCAATTCAGCCAGGCGACGATCACCGCGATCGTCGACCGACTGGTCGCGCTCGGCTTCGTCCAGCGCCAGCGCGGCGAACGCGACAAGCGCCAGATTCACCTGACCCTGCTGCCCGCCGGCCGTGATGCCCTGGCCGACGCCCCCGACCCGCTGCAGAAGCGCTTTACCGATCGCTTCGACGCCCTTCCCACTTGGGAACAGGCCATGATCCTTGCCGCGACGGAAAGGCTGGCGATGCTGATGGACGCAGATTCGATCGACGCCGCACCGCTGCTCGACAGCGGCCGGATCGACCGGTCCGAGCCGCTTTGA
- a CDS encoding spore coat U domain-containing protein — MRTGHALYAVAVALTALFMAAPAQAACDPLALCTCTVSASGLSFGNYNPIASGDNDSSGTVRVRCSLVVALGGSYTIQLSKGTSSTYAPRVLTSGGSTLAYNLYTSNARNQVWGDGTGGSQTVTSNFIALLNLDQTTTVYGRIPAGQNVPPGSYSDTILVTVIF, encoded by the coding sequence ATGCGCACTGGCCATGCCCTCTACGCCGTTGCGGTCGCGCTGACCGCCCTGTTCATGGCGGCCCCCGCGCAGGCGGCGTGTGATCCCCTGGCCCTTTGCACCTGCACCGTATCGGCAAGCGGCCTGAGCTTCGGCAATTACAACCCGATCGCCAGCGGGGATAATGATTCATCGGGAACGGTGCGCGTGCGCTGCTCGCTGGTGGTCGCGCTGGGCGGCAGCTACACGATCCAGCTGAGCAAGGGGACATCGTCCACCTATGCGCCGCGCGTCCTGACCAGCGGCGGCTCGACGCTCGCCTATAATCTCTACACCAGCAATGCGCGCAACCAGGTCTGGGGCGATGGGACCGGCGGATCGCAGACGGTGACCAGCAATTTCATCGCACTGCTGAACCTAGACCAGACCACGACCGTCTATGGCCGTATCCCGGCCGGGCAGAATGTCCCGCCGGGCAGCTATTCGGACACGATACTGGTCACGGTCATCTTCTGA
- a CDS encoding Wadjet anti-phage system protein JetA family protein: protein MLFGQLHSDIFALFAGSNRFLYERVLIGLYEGFYRSDLHFPTQGEVVQLIYTLLGDNAELWREDESPVVLDKLAARPGRRVRRRKLEAADAQATSAAMMRARHIYNRLQATGWIEESRYGLKVTVDMPAGAMRLAEFLCSLREGLSDQLGGLVIQVKNELEALQRNARENAPGLHKAARDAASFGRYLRSVLSALRDIDKRVVESDSVGRRLRHYFEDFVEKLLLQDYAAISTTSHPYRFRHRIFTALDAIEDSIADVAAIAEAYHEARLAPDPSAARDLVYDDLHKVRRVFDQIEEAFERIQQHRSRLETRLRNTVRYAGRRGNSLLQRSEPMLLQLDRLLARTDGQDMAPSMSGLLEPRRSYWSPALLARPRTYRSTVSGGLLVLPPPDPLREWRKRLDRDYLARLAVTPEQVSRFLERRVAPFGSGEASSFAIETVDDFLTLEALRLSVLAADADGRGNAIANHLAPHFRFSVDTGSTIDNDWLHCAGFTVSRIGDAVTPEIQDAQ, encoded by the coding sequence ATGCTGTTCGGCCAGCTCCATTCCGATATCTTCGCGCTGTTCGCCGGGTCGAACCGCTTTCTCTACGAGCGCGTGCTGATCGGCCTCTATGAGGGCTTCTACCGTTCCGACCTGCATTTCCCGACCCAGGGTGAGGTCGTCCAGCTGATCTATACGCTGCTGGGCGACAATGCGGAGCTGTGGCGCGAGGATGAAAGCCCGGTGGTGCTGGACAAGCTGGCCGCGCGGCCGGGCCGCCGCGTGCGCCGGCGCAAGCTGGAAGCCGCCGACGCGCAGGCGACCAGCGCGGCGATGATGCGCGCCCGGCATATCTACAACCGGCTTCAGGCTACCGGCTGGATCGAGGAAAGCCGCTATGGCCTGAAGGTCACGGTCGACATGCCCGCCGGCGCCATGCGCCTGGCCGAATTTCTCTGCAGCCTGCGCGAAGGCCTGTCCGACCAGCTTGGCGGCCTTGTCATCCAGGTGAAGAACGAGCTGGAAGCGCTGCAGCGCAATGCACGGGAAAATGCGCCCGGCCTGCACAAGGCGGCGCGCGATGCCGCCAGCTTCGGCCGCTATCTGCGCAGCGTGCTGAGCGCGCTGCGCGACATCGACAAGCGGGTGGTGGAAAGCGACAGCGTCGGCCGCCGGCTGCGCCATTATTTCGAGGATTTCGTCGAGAAGCTGTTGCTGCAGGATTATGCGGCCATCTCGACCACCTCCCACCCCTATCGCTTCCGCCATCGCATCTTCACCGCGCTCGACGCGATCGAGGATTCGATCGCCGACGTCGCCGCCATCGCCGAAGCCTATCATGAGGCCCGGCTGGCGCCCGATCCGTCCGCCGCCCGCGATCTGGTCTATGACGACCTGCACAAGGTGCGGCGCGTGTTCGACCAGATAGAGGAGGCTTTCGAGCGCATCCAGCAGCATCGCAGCCGGCTGGAGACGCGGCTGCGCAACACCGTTCGCTATGCCGGACGCCGCGGCAACAGCTTACTCCAGCGCAGCGAGCCGATGCTGCTGCAACTCGACAGGCTGCTCGCGCGCACGGATGGGCAGGATATGGCGCCGTCCATGTCCGGCCTGCTGGAGCCGCGCCGGTCCTACTGGTCCCCCGCCCTGCTCGCCCGGCCGCGCACCTATCGTTCGACGGTTTCGGGCGGCCTGCTGGTCCTGCCGCCGCCCGATCCCCTGCGCGAATGGCGCAAGCGGCTGGACCGGGACTATCTGGCCCGCCTTGCCGTCACGCCCGAACAGGTCAGCCGCTTCCTCGAACGGCGCGTGGCGCCCTTCGGATCGGGCGAGGCCAGCAGCTTCGCGATCGAGACGGTCGATGATTTCCTCACGCTCGAAGCCCTGCGCCTGTCCGTGCTGGCCGCCGATGCCGACGGCCGGGGCAATGCCATCGCCAACCATCTGGCGCCCCATTTCCGCTTCTCGGTCGATACCGGATCGACCATCGACAATGACTGGCTGCACTGCGCGGGCTTCACCGTCTCGCGCATCGGCGATGCCGTGACCCCAGAGATACAAGATGCTCAGTGA
- a CDS encoding molecular chaperone: MPKMFARCAAAALLALAQPTTAWAATLKIYPVLVALDDKTPVETMTIENSGDAPARMQVRVVSWRQDNGQDLFEETRDILANPPLFEIAAGGQQIARFGLRTAASPTEKSYRVFLEEIPTDRPTAAGEIRTLLRVSIPIFVTAPGAQASLAWQLTATSDRQLTLTARNEGSAHVHLNRLDLKRADGTALATRQESIYILPGATRSFLFDMQRPVGGGEKLTLEAATGQRSLTAELVLQSASHAGGTR; this comes from the coding sequence ATGCCCAAGATGTTCGCACGATGCGCGGCAGCGGCCCTGCTCGCCCTGGCACAGCCAACCACCGCCTGGGCCGCGACGCTGAAAATATATCCGGTCCTGGTCGCGCTTGACGACAAGACCCCGGTCGAGACGATGACGATCGAAAATAGCGGCGATGCGCCGGCCCGCATGCAGGTGCGGGTCGTGTCATGGCGGCAGGATAATGGGCAGGATCTGTTCGAGGAAACACGCGACATCCTGGCCAATCCGCCGCTGTTCGAAATAGCCGCAGGCGGGCAGCAGATTGCGCGCTTCGGCCTGCGCACGGCCGCCTCACCGACCGAGAAAAGCTATCGCGTCTTCCTCGAGGAGATCCCGACCGATCGCCCGACCGCCGCTGGCGAGATCCGCACATTGCTGCGCGTCAGCATCCCCATCTTCGTGACCGCGCCCGGTGCGCAGGCATCCCTGGCGTGGCAGCTAACCGCCACCAGTGACCGGCAGCTCACGCTGACCGCACGCAATGAAGGCAGCGCGCATGTTCACCTCAATCGCCTTGACCTGAAGCGGGCCGACGGCACCGCATTGGCGACGAGGCAGGAATCGATCTACATCCTTCCCGGCGCGACACGCAGCTTCCTGTTCGACATGCAACGACCGGTGGGCGGCGGAGAGAAGCTGACGCTGGAGGCGGCCACCGGCCAGCGCAGCCTGACCGCGGAGCTCGTCCTCCAGTCGGCATCCCATGCCGGTGGGACGCGCTAG
- a CDS encoding fimbria/pilus outer membrane usher protein has translation MGRASTLLVLPCVVASCGIASAQDSAPTTGAVATTADATAPTMMLASVTLNGRLLPGDYLLAQRAGTFLVRVKDLAAWRMRPPTGTAMMIDGDAFVALSALGGVAAAFDEPNQALLLTVSPEAFEATSVAPASTVAAPSDNMLAAFLNYDISAEYAGKARLGAFVEAGLSDDWGVVSNSMLLGNGTVYGRATRLDSYYLRDDPINLTRLVIGDGVTDARDWTRQIRFGGVRFGTEFALQSSLLTFPTPSLAGSAAVPSNVELLVNGTQRFQTDVGQGPFSINQVPLVTGAGQVTLVIRDPLGVERRVTSSYYVSSRLLRAGLASWSMEAGAERRGYGLRSFGYDNPFLAGTYRRGLTDRLTIEGRAEASADVTMAGGGVNMIIVPIGEISLAAAGSTSQAGEGLLYRAAFARNAPTWNVALSYQRASNRYREIGVERDSERIVEQVQGSAGWSLGTMGTIGASYTSLTYADSQSARVLSGNYSLSLRDKAFVSAYVIRSHFSESGHENSIGFNLTIPFGPRSSAYLQADRGGVRAEMRSTPPQSGGWGYRAAISTGSNAQQQGEILWRGNAAEMAAQVDRAGGQTGWRVTGQGGLLLADGALFPTRRVESGFAVVRVPGQADVRIYQENRLVARTDARGMAVIPDLRPYEVNRLSIAAADVPIDIRMPNDQIRVVPRYRGAVSARFVAVREHPATLRIVMPDGAPAEIGASVTAEDEKSFVGNDGAVFIRSLHPGMMLTVDTAHGLCHVRVDAVPDEMLPVIGPLTCVQ, from the coding sequence GTGGGACGCGCTAGCACCCTTCTTGTCCTGCCCTGCGTCGTGGCCAGTTGCGGCATTGCCAGCGCGCAGGACAGCGCGCCGACGACAGGCGCGGTTGCGACGACGGCAGACGCGACGGCGCCCACAATGATGCTGGCCTCGGTCACGCTCAACGGCCGGCTGTTGCCAGGCGACTATCTGCTTGCGCAGCGCGCCGGCACATTCCTGGTGCGCGTGAAGGATCTGGCCGCCTGGCGGATGCGCCCGCCGACCGGCACGGCAATGATGATCGATGGCGACGCCTTTGTCGCGCTATCCGCGCTCGGCGGCGTCGCGGCCGCCTTCGACGAGCCCAACCAGGCCCTGTTGCTGACGGTGTCGCCCGAAGCCTTCGAAGCGACCAGCGTTGCGCCCGCCAGCACCGTCGCCGCGCCCAGCGACAATATGCTCGCCGCCTTCCTCAACTATGACATTTCTGCCGAATATGCCGGCAAGGCGCGCCTGGGCGCCTTTGTAGAGGCCGGGCTGTCCGATGACTGGGGCGTGGTGTCGAACAGCATGCTGCTGGGCAACGGCACGGTCTATGGCCGGGCGACCCGGCTGGACAGCTATTATCTGCGTGACGATCCGATCAACCTGACGCGCCTCGTCATCGGCGATGGCGTGACGGACGCGCGCGACTGGACGCGGCAGATCCGCTTTGGCGGCGTGCGCTTCGGCACCGAGTTCGCCCTGCAGTCAAGCCTCCTGACCTTTCCGACCCCGTCCCTTGCCGGCAGCGCCGCCGTGCCGTCGAACGTGGAGCTGCTGGTGAACGGCACCCAACGCTTCCAGACCGACGTCGGTCAGGGGCCATTTTCCATCAATCAGGTGCCGCTGGTCACGGGCGCCGGCCAGGTGACGCTGGTCATCCGCGATCCGCTGGGCGTGGAGCGGCGCGTCACGTCGAGCTATTATGTGAGTTCCCGCCTGCTCCGCGCGGGCCTGGCGTCCTGGTCTATGGAGGCAGGAGCCGAACGGCGCGGCTATGGGCTGCGCAGCTTCGGCTATGACAATCCCTTCCTGGCCGGCACCTATCGCCGCGGCCTGACCGACCGGCTGACGATCGAGGGACGGGCCGAAGCCAGCGCCGACGTCACCATGGCCGGCGGCGGCGTCAACATGATCATCGTTCCGATCGGCGAGATCAGCCTGGCCGCAGCGGGATCGACGAGCCAGGCCGGTGAGGGCCTGTTGTATCGGGCGGCCTTCGCCCGCAACGCGCCGACCTGGAACGTCGCTCTCAGTTACCAGCGGGCGTCGAACCGCTATCGCGAAATCGGCGTGGAGCGCGACAGCGAACGGATCGTGGAACAGGTGCAGGGCTCTGCCGGATGGAGCCTGGGCACTATGGGCACGATCGGCGCATCCTATACCAGCCTGACCTATGCCGACAGCCAGTCCGCCCGCGTCCTGTCGGGCAATTACAGCCTGTCCCTGCGCGACAAGGCCTTTGTCAGCGCCTACGTGATCCGCAGCCATTTTTCGGAAAGCGGCCATGAAAACAGCATCGGCTTCAACCTGACCATCCCCTTCGGCCCGCGCAGCAGCGCCTATCTCCAGGCAGACCGGGGTGGCGTGCGGGCGGAAATGCGCAGCACCCCGCCGCAAAGCGGCGGCTGGGGCTATCGGGCGGCGATTTCGACCGGCAGCAATGCGCAGCAACAGGGCGAGATTCTGTGGCGCGGCAATGCGGCGGAGATGGCCGCGCAGGTGGACCGTGCCGGCGGACAAACCGGCTGGCGTGTCACCGGCCAGGGCGGGCTGTTACTGGCCGATGGCGCGCTGTTCCCGACCCGCCGGGTGGAAAGCGGCTTTGCCGTGGTGCGCGTGCCCGGCCAGGCCGATGTGCGCATCTATCAGGAAAACCGACTGGTCGCGCGGACCGACGCCCGTGGCATGGCCGTCATTCCCGACCTGCGCCCCTATGAAGTCAATCGCCTCAGCATCGCGGCGGCGGACGTGCCGATCGACATCCGGATGCCCAATGACCAGATCAGGGTGGTGCCGCGCTACCGGGGTGCCGTCAGCGCGCGTTTCGTCGCGGTCCGGGAGCATCCGGCGACATTGCGCATCGTCATGCCGGACGGCGCGCCGGCCGAAATCGGCGCCAGCGTCACCGCGGAAGATGAAAAATCCTTTGTCGGCAATGATGGTGCCGTCTTCATCCGTAGCCTTCACCCCGGCATGATGCTGACCGTCGATACGGCACACGGCCTCTGCCATGTTCGGGTCGACGCCGTGCCGGACGAAATGCTACCAGTGATCGGGCCGCTGACATGCGTGCAATAA
- a CDS encoding diguanylate cyclase codes for MSKATILIVDDEISNIEIMNAVLEDDYEICFATSGRQALDIARTVQPDLILLDVLMPGIDGFEVCRQIKADIMLVDIPIIFTTGLGDTEDEMRGLSLGAIDYVTKPIQPAILRARVGNHVELKRLRDQLATLAVTDALTGLSNRRHMERSLQAESARLTRTGEWMSVIMLDIDFFKQFNDTYGHPAGDRCIAMVGAALTRAVKRATDLPARYGGEEFACILPGADPQGAELVAQEIRLQIQSLNIPHAQSQVSPFITVSIGVASARCHADLPAELWMAEADRQLYASKQRGRDCITTIQFDAQTCHGYSLAANE; via the coding sequence ATGAGCAAGGCCACCATCCTGATCGTCGATGACGAGATTTCGAACATCGAAATCATGAACGCCGTGCTGGAGGATGATTATGAGATCTGCTTCGCCACGTCGGGCCGGCAGGCGCTGGACATTGCGCGCACGGTGCAGCCCGACCTGATCCTGCTGGATGTGCTGATGCCGGGCATCGACGGGTTCGAAGTCTGTCGCCAGATCAAGGCGGACATCATGCTGGTCGACATACCGATCATCTTCACCACCGGGCTTGGCGATACGGAGGATGAGATGCGCGGCCTGTCGCTGGGCGCGATCGACTATGTGACCAAGCCCATCCAGCCGGCGATATTGCGCGCGCGGGTGGGCAACCATGTCGAACTCAAGCGCCTGCGCGATCAGCTCGCGACGCTGGCCGTCACCGATGCGCTGACGGGCTTGAGCAATCGTCGCCACATGGAACGGTCGCTGCAGGCGGAAAGCGCGCGCCTGACCCGGACCGGGGAATGGATGTCGGTCATCATGCTCGACATCGATTTCTTCAAGCAGTTCAACGACACCTATGGACATCCCGCCGGGGATCGCTGCATCGCGATGGTCGGTGCCGCACTGACCCGCGCGGTCAAGCGCGCGACCGACCTGCCGGCGCGCTATGGCGGCGAGGAGTTTGCCTGCATCCTGCCCGGCGCGGACCCCCAGGGGGCTGAACTGGTCGCGCAGGAAATCCGGCTGCAGATCCAGTCGCTCAACATTCCCCATGCCCAGTCGCAGGTCAGCCCCTTCATCACCGTCAGCATCGGCGTCGCCAGTGCCCGCTGCCATGCCGACCTGCCCGCCGAACTGTGGATGGCGGAAGCCGATCGCCAGCTTTACGCCAGCAAGCAGCGCGGCCGCGATTGCATCACGACCATCCAGTTCGACGCGCAGACCTGCCATGGTTATTCCCTGGCAGCCAATGAATAG
- a CDS encoding spore coat U domain-containing protein, translating to MFRFKLAASLAAAALLTGLAGTAQAATTTTTFPVTATVIKACVVSATALAFGNYDPTATGPTDATSTLSVLCTVGTTYTVGLTAGTASGATVTTRKMSSGSNLLSYALYQDSAHTTNWGNTPATDTAAATAPVGTNALTVYGRITAGQNVPIGSYSDTITVNVVY from the coding sequence ATGTTTCGTTTCAAACTGGCCGCATCCCTCGCAGCCGCGGCCCTGCTGACGGGTCTTGCAGGCACGGCCCAGGCAGCCACCACCACCACGACCTTCCCGGTTACCGCAACCGTGATCAAGGCCTGCGTCGTGTCGGCCACGGCGCTGGCGTTCGGCAATTATGACCCGACCGCAACCGGGCCGACCGACGCCACCTCCACCCTGTCGGTTCTCTGCACGGTCGGCACCACCTACACGGTCGGCCTGACCGCGGGCACGGCATCGGGGGCGACCGTGACCACGCGCAAGATGTCGAGCGGAAGCAATCTGCTGAGCTATGCGCTGTATCAGGATTCGGCGCACACGACCAACTGGGGCAACACGCCTGCTACCGACACCGCCGCCGCGACGGCGCCGGTCGGCACCAATGCCCTGACCGTCTATGGCCGGATCACGGCCGGCCAGAATGTCCCGATCGGTTCCTATAGCGACACCATCACCGTCAACGTCGTCTATTGA
- the ectA gene encoding diaminobutyrate acetyltransferase, giving the protein MVLRKPVATDGPAISGLIAACPPLDPNSAYCNLLQCTDFADSCIVAERGGGVVGWVSGYRPPAAPDNFFVWQVAVSSAARGQRLAGRMIEALLARPEQAGVTHLTTTITDDNRASWALFQGLARRWGVRIEKTARFEEQAHFAGAHATEWQARIGPLPTLAQI; this is encoded by the coding sequence ATCGTCTTACGCAAGCCCGTAGCCACGGACGGGCCGGCCATCAGCGGATTGATCGCGGCCTGTCCGCCGCTTGATCCCAATTCGGCCTATTGCAACCTGCTGCAATGCACGGACTTTGCCGACAGCTGTATCGTCGCCGAGCGCGGCGGTGGGGTGGTCGGCTGGGTATCGGGCTATCGCCCGCCGGCAGCGCCCGACAATTTCTTCGTCTGGCAGGTCGCGGTTTCCTCCGCCGCGCGCGGCCAGCGCCTTGCCGGGCGCATGATCGAGGCGCTGCTGGCCCGGCCCGAGCAGGCCGGCGTCACCCATCTGACGACGACCATCACCGACGATAATCGCGCCTCCTGGGCCCTGTTCCAGGGGCTGGCGCGGCGGTGGGGCGTTCGGATCGAAAAGACCGCCCGCTTTGAAGAACAGGCCCATTTTGCCGGCGCCCACGCCACCGAATGGCAGGCGCGCATCGGCCCGCTGCCGACCCTGGCACAGATTTGA